One part of the Vicia villosa cultivar HV-30 ecotype Madison, WI linkage group LG6, Vvil1.0, whole genome shotgun sequence genome encodes these proteins:
- the LOC131610619 gene encoding piezo-type mechanosensitive ion channel homolog isoform X3 has product MIRFIPGFALPIILLTASILNWSLISLVDLVAFLYIQYTVPRKGSRLHQQSLISWSVLILSSLTLLSHAIFHVVLAIEGDQWSTADAQWAQLIGFIRVQSWRTLPIDYFLVVQVLATFLSLIEIYGNGCGQEAWRNFYSGHLCSSVLPIGSHLKGLCLLLLPAIQLIAGISHASWVSLPFFICSSIGLVDWSWTSNYIGIFRWWRYLLYYAGFNIILLYVYQLPIEFPENIRSIFYHFGLFKLSTKSEWSEVCSVLSLLLFYIMLSWIRNELAEMKIITSTRENDLTEELLPTRRSLFVHEYRFGMRHRSFILQGAISQTFSINFLAYGFPISLLVLSFWSFHFASLCSFGLLAYVGYILYAFPSMFRLQQLNGLLLVFILLWAASTYIFNVALTASNNKSRKLQDMKIWETIGLWHYPIPAYYLLAQFGLGFLVAVCNLVNNSVLLCITDQRQLTADESVVEEEEDTTVLVVATIAWGLRKCSHVIILTLIFLIAIRPGLFHAVYMIFFLIYLLSNAINSKLRQAVILLCEAQFALQFILRLDLIFKNLDQKGSYAFQILSQLGMLNHIHSMDFFKISILACFCAIHNHGLQTLLIFSAIVRHTSCPPVGFNILRAGLIKPVCLSGYSPRSSESHGTHERKTISYLKVIRQKFLSAYRSCGKYIAFLTILLSVYLCTPNYASFGYLFFLLLWISGRQLAGKTRKHLWFPMKLYAIFVFFSIYSVGVFSSSKMRFPGIIGFQTAFGYNPEASMLQNIWEPLAVLVVMQLYSYERRQSKSSRSSNSDAPEIRPFPFTRRLLVRHTDKILYVALFYASISPISAFGFLYLVGLLNFSRLPKSSQIPAKVFLVYSGLLIMVEYLFQMWGDQAEMFPGQAHCQLSLLMGLQLYKPGFKGLESGLRGKVVVIVACILQYNVFRWLEKMQVVNGNGDRWNEPCSLFGPVEGPNETPSSPTIKRGTRSRSWPTVNSVLSLGADSGQRDGVKKNQLLHFWGSSKDSLKWNRKRLLFLRKERLEMQKTVLKVSLKFWTENMFNLFGLEINMIVLLLASFAVLNAISLLYIASLAACVLLHRLLIKKLWPVFVFLFASIITIEYLAIWMHFAFTHQQIGEQVPCRDCWRVSDIYFSYCKRCWLGIIVEDPRMLISYYVVFMFSCFKFRADQASTLTGLEMYQKILLQWKSASVLSDLSFETKGYWTILDHLRLYGYCHLLDFVLSLILITGTLEYDMLHFGYLGFALVFFRMRLKILKKGNQIFRYLRMYNFVVIVLSLAYQSPFVGDFSEIKSGSVGRINELVGFHKYDYGFRITSRSSFVEIIIFMLVSLQSYMFSFPEFVYVSKYLEKEQIGAILRQQEKKAAWKTAQLQHTRKTAELKHARSLQVEKMKSEMLNLQDQLHNMSTDANCSNASLEIDGLRERGNSSLDFHRENEFWKKDLDIHTESTGPNNVNQSLLSGKSPRSLAPEYWKHPMDSPHGIVGVKDRTERNGDLDLKIRNRYKLRVRKNALVSAVHFIGKGVSQVQSLGNMAVSNLMNYLKIEREELESTEDSSDDEEYYEIENLNTGADPLESTFSIHSLNDHTVPDTACLQIGIIFRYMWSRMRSNNDVVCYCCFILIYLWSFSILSMVYLAALFLYALCQNTGPGYIFWVTMLIYTEMCVLLQYLYQIIIQHTEFEFRMSLLQELGFPAKKITSSFVTNNLPFFLVYIFTLLQTSITVKDGGWTIAAESNFFKRRNQSFTEDVQCSTFQDRLQRLFLPLKNALKRLVRSLCRYWRSLTWGAETPPYFVQLSMEVNLWPEEGIQPKKIESRINKSLKILHNRRCREDKLFKLHSASRVRVQSIEKSEENENLCLIVFEVLYASPSIEFTAEEWYSSLTPAEDVSNEIRKAQHIGIFKEIGFPYRVISIIGGGKREIDLYAYIFGADLAVFFLIAIFYESVMKANSEFLEVYQLEDQFPEDFVSVLMVVFFLIVLDRIIYLCSFATGKVIFYLFNLVLFTCSITKYAWDMDPLHRYSGRLALRAIYFTKAISLVLQAMQIHFGIPHKSTLYRQFLTSSVSRVYVLGFRLYRAIPFLYELRCVLDWSCTTTSLTMYDWLKLG; this is encoded by the exons GGTCTCGTTTGCATCAACAATCTTTGATATCATGGTCTGTTCTTATATTATCCTCATTGACGCTGCTCTCACATGCCATATTTCATGTTGTTTTGGCCATCGAGGGGGATCAGTGGAGTACTGCTGATGCTCAGTGGGCTCAGCTAATTGGATTCATAAG AGTGCAGTCTTGGAGGACTTTGCCTATTGACTATTTTTTGGTCGTGCAAGTATTAGCAACCTTTCTTTCTCTAATTGAAATATATGGAAATGGATGTGGTCAAGAGGCATGGAGAAATTTTTATTCGGGGCATCTATGCTCTTCCGTTCTGCCGATAG GatctcatctcaaaggattgtGTCTTTTATTGTTGCCTGCTATACAACTAATTGCTGGGATTAGTCATGCATCTTGGGTTTCCTTGCCTTTTTTCATTTGCAGCAGTATAGGGCTAGTAGATTGGTCTTGGACAAGCAATTATATAGGTATCTTTCG GTGGTGGAGATACCTTCTATATTATGCTGGCTTCAATATCATTTTGCTGTACGTATACCAACTTCCTATTGAATTCCCAGAGAACATTAGGTCCATATTTTACCACTTTGGGCTATTCAAACTTTCTACAAAATCAGAATGGTCAGAAGTTTGTTCTGTTCTTTCACTTCTACTTTTCTATATTATG CTATCTTGGATCAGAAATGAGCTAGCCGAAATGAAAATCATCACATCAACAAGAGAAAATGATTTGACTGAGGAACTTCTTCCCACAAGACGTTCTCTCTTTGTTCATGAATACAG GTTTGGCATGAGGCATAGAAGTTTCATATTGCAAGGAGCTATTTCTCAGACGTTTAGTATTAACTTTCTAGCATATGGCTTTCCG ATTTCCTTGCTAGTTCTTTCATTCTGGAGTTTCCACTTTGCAAGTCTCTGCTCATTTGGGTTGCTTGCTTATGTGGGATACATCTTGTATGCCTTCCCTTCCATGTTTCGATTGCAGCAACTGAATGGTTTGCTTCTTGTTTTCATTCTTCTTTGGGCAGCTAGCACATATATCTTCAACGTAGCGCTCACTGCCTCCAATAACAAATCTAGGAAG TTGCAGGATATGAAGATATGGGAAACTATAGGCTTGTGGCATTACCCTATCCCGGCATACTATTTGCTTGCACAATTTGGTCTTGGTTTTCTTGTCGCCGTGTGCAATCTTGTAAACAATTCAGTGTTATTATGCATTACTGATCAAAGACAATTAACAGCTGATGAATCTGTTGTCGAAG AGGAAGAAGACACGACAGTATTAGTTGTGGCTACAATAGCATGGGGACTACGCAAGTGCTCACATGTTATAATTTTAACATTGATATTTCTGATTGCAATAAGACCCGGTCTTTTTCATGCTGTTTATA tgattttctttttaatttatcttttaaGCAATGCAATCAACAGCAAATTACGTCAAGCTGTTATCCTTTTATGTGAGGCACAATTTGCACTTCAGTTCATTCTTCGACTTGATTTGATCTTCAAAAATTTAGACCAGAAGGGTTCATATGCTTTTCAAATTCTCTCACAATTAG GCATGcttaatcatattcattcaatgGATTTCTTCAAAATATCGATTCTTGCCTGCTTCTGTGCAATTCATAATCACGGGCTTCAAACACTTCTTATATTTTCAGCTATTGTGCGACATACATCTTGCCCACCAGTTGGGTTTAACATTTTGAGAGCTGGCTTGATCAAACCTGTCTGTTTATCGGGTTATAGTCCAAGATCTAGTGAAAGCCATGGAACTCATG AGAGGAAGACCATATCATATTTGAAGGTTATAAGACAGAAGTTCCTTTCTGCTTATCGGTCATGTGGTAAATACATTGCCTTCCTGACAATTCTACTCAGCGTATACCTTTGCACACCGAACTATGCTTCATTTGGTTACTTATTCTTTCTTCTACTGTGGATAAGTGGAAGACAACTTGCAGGGAAAACAAGAAAGCATCTCTGGTTTCCTATGAAATTGTATGCtatatttgtgtttttctcaATTTACAGTGTTGGTGTCTTTTCCAGCTCAAAGATGAGGTTTCCTGGGATCATTGGTTTTCAAACTGCATTTGGCTATAACCCAGAAGCTTCAATGTTACAAAACATTTGGGAACCCTTGGCTGTTTTGGTAGTGATGCAGCTGTATAGCTATGAAAGGAGGCAGAGCAAAAGTTCTAGGTCTAGTAACTCTGATGCACCTGAAATAAGACCTTTTCCTTTTACCAGACGTCTGTtggttcggcatactgataagATACTATATGTTGCCCTGTTTTATGCATCTATATCACCTATAAGTGCATTTGGTTTCCTGTATCTTGTTGGTTTACTTAACTTCTCAAGATTACCAAAGTCTTCTCAGATCCCTGCAAAAGTATTTCTAGTTTATTCAGGACTTCTTATAATGGTGGAATATCTTTTCCAGATGTGGGGAGATCAAGCTGAGATGTTTCCTGGTCAAGCTCACTGTCAGTTATCCTTACTTATGGGTTTACAGCTGTATAAGCCTGGTTTTAAAGGTTTAGAGTCAGGGTTGAGGGGAAAGGTTGTGGTTATTGTAGCATGTATACTTCAATACAATGTTTTTCGTTGGTTGGAAAAGATGCAAGTTGTTAACGGAAACGGAGATAGATGGAATGAGCCTTGTTCTCTATTCGGTCCAGTTGAAGGTCCTAATGAAACTCCTAGTTCACCAACAATTAAAAGAGGTACAAGAAGTCGTTCATGGCCAACAGTTAATTCTGTATTATCCCTAGGGGCAGATTCAGGGCAAAGAGACGGtgtaaaaaaaaatcaacttttgcATTTCTGGGGGAGTTCAAAGGATAGCTTGAAGTGGAACAGAAAGCGGCTTCTTTTCTTGAGAAAAGAGAGGCTGGAAATGCAGAAGACTGTTTTAAAAGTATCTTTGAAGTTCTGGACAGAGAACATGTTCAATTTATTTGGTCTTGAAATCAACATGATTGTTTTGCTTCTTGCTAGCTTTGCTGTGTTGAATGCCATCTCCTTGCTCTATATAGCATCACTTGCTGCTTGTGTTCTTCTACATCGGCTACTCATTAAAAAGTTATGGCctgtttttgtttttctatttgcTTCTATCATCACTATTGAGTACTTGGCTATCTGGATGCATTTTGCTTTTACACACCAACAGATTGGCGAACAAGTACCATGCCGTGACTGTTGGCGAGTATCAGATATATATTTCAGTTACTGCAAAAGATGTTGGCTAG GAATTATTGTTGAGGATCCTCGTATGCTTATTAGCTATTATGTGGTTTTCATGTTTTCATGTTTCAAATTCCGGGCTGATCAGGCATCTACTCTCACTGGATTAGAGATGTATCAGAAAATACTGTTGCAGTGGAAGTCTGCATCTGTACTGAGTGATCTTTCATTTGAAACAAAAGGATATTGGACAATTCTTGACCACTTGAGGCTTTATGGTTATTGTCACTTGTTAGATTTTGTTCTTTCATTAATTTTGATTACCGGAACTCTTGAATATGACATGCTGCATTTTGGCTATCTTGGTTTTGCTCTAGTTTTCTTCCGAATGAGGCTAAAAATACTAAAGAAAGGAAATCAAATCTTTAGGTACTTAAGGATGTACAACTTCGTTGTTATCGTCCTATCTCTTGCATATCAATCTCCTTTTGTTGGTGACTTTAGTGAGATCAAAAGTGGTTCCGTAGGACGGATAAATGAATTGGTTGGATTTCACAAATATGATTATGGTTTTCGAATTACATCAAGATCATCATTTGTGGAAATCATCATATTCATGTTAGTATCACTACAGTCATACATGTTCTCATTTCCAGAATTTGTTTATGTATCAAAATATCTTGAGAAAGAACAGATCGGTGCTATACTGCGGCAACAAGAGAAGAAAGCTGCTTGGAAGACTGCTCAGTTACAGCACACACGTAAAACTGCAGAGCTGAAGCATGCCCGAAGCTTGCAGGTGGAAAAGATGAAATCAGAGATGCTAAACCTTCAAGATCAGCTCCATAATATGAGCACTGATGCAAACTGTAGTAATGCTTCTCTCGAAATAGATGGCCTACGAGAAAGAGGAAATTCTTCCCTAGATTTTCATAGGGAAAACGAATTCTGGAAGAAAGATCTTGATATACATACCGAGTCAACAGGCCCAAATAATGTGAATCAATCTCTATTGAGTGGAAAATCTCCAAGGTCACTGGCACCAGAATATTGGAAGCACCCAATGGATTCACCTCATGGAATTGTTGGCGTAAAAGATAGAACTGAACGCAATGGTGATTTGGATTTAAAAATAAGGAATCGTTATAAACTTCGAGTTAGGAAAAATGCTTTAGTTTCAGCTGTACATTTCATAGGAAAAGGAGTATCTCAGGTGCAGTCACTTGGAAATATGGCAGTTAGCAATCTAATGAACTATCTGAAGATAGAACGCGAAGAACTAGAGTCAACCGAGGATTCATCTGATGATGAAGAGTACTATGAGATTGAGAATCTGAATACTGGTGCAGACCCTCTGGAGTCTACATTTTCCATACACTCTCTTAATGATCATACGGTGCCTGATACTGCTTGCCTTCAAATTGGCATTATTTTCCGTTATATGTGGTCCCGAATGAGGTCGAATAATGACGTTGTTTGCTATTGCTGCTTTATTCTAATATATCTATGGTCCTTCAGTATACTTTCTATGGTCTACCTAGCAGCTCTCTTTTTATATGCTCTTTGTCAAAATACTGGTCCCGGTTACATATTTTGGGTTACTATGCTGATTTACACTGAGATGTGCGTTTTGCTTCAATATTTGTATCAAATCATCATTCAACACACCGAGTTTGAGTTCCGCAtgagcttgcttcaagaattggGATTCCCTGCGAAAAAAATAACATCATCTTTTGTTACAAACAACTTACCATTTTTTCTAGTATATATATTCACTCTCTTGCAAACCTCCATAACTGTGAAAGATGGTGGTTGGACAATCGCTGCAGAATCCAACTTTTTTAAGAGAAGAAATCAAAGCTTCACAGAGGATGTACAGTGCTCCACCTTCCAAGATAGATTACAGAGATTATTCTTACCACTGAAAAATGCACTGAAACGGTTGGTCAGAAGCCTCTGTAGGTACTGGAGATCATTAACTTGGGGTGCAGAAACACCCCCGTACTTTGTGCAGTTGTCTATGGAAGTTAACTTGTGGCCTGAAGAAGGAATTCAGCCAAAGAAAATCGAATCAAGAATAAATAAGTCACTGAAGATATTGCACAATAGAAGATGCAGGGAGGATAAACTTTTCAAGTTGCATTCAGCAAGTAGGGTTCGTGTACAGAGCATCGAAAAAAGTGAAGAGAACGAAAACTTGTGTCTTATTGTTTTTGAGGTGTTATATGCCTCCCCTTCAATTGAGTTTACCGCTGAAGAATGGTACAGCTCATTAACTCCAGCAGAGGATGTATCCAATGAGATTCGTAAAGCTCAACACATTGGTATTTTCAAAGAAATTGGGTTTCCATATCGAGTAATTTCCATCATTGGTGGTGGGAAAAGGGAAATTGATCTGTACGCCTACATCTTTGGAGCTGATTTGGCTGTTTTCTTCTTAATAGCTATATTTTATGAATCAGTTATGAAAGCTAACAGCGAGTTTCTTGAAGTCTACCAGCTTGAAGATCAGTTCCCAGAAGATTTTGTATCGGTTCTCATG GTTGTCTTTTTCTTGATCGTGCTGGATCGAATTATATACCTCTGTTCATTTGCAACAGGAAAAGTTATTTTCTATTTATTCAACCTTGTTCTCTTCACATGTTCAATCACGAAATATGCCTGGGACATGGATCCTTTGCACAGATACTCTGGAAGATTAGCACTCCGTGCCATTTATTTTACAAAAGCAATTTCACTGGTTTTGCAAGCAATGCAAATTCATTTTGGGATTCCACACAAAAGCACTTTGTACAGGCAGTTTTTGACAAGTAGTGTTTCACGAGTTTATGTTTTGGGGTTTCGACTTTATCGAGCTATACCTTTCCTCTATGAATTGAGATGTGTGCTAGATTGGTCTTGCACGACAACATCTTTGACTATGTATGACTGGCTAAAG TTGGGGTAG